The following are encoded in a window of Pseudomonas sp. St316 genomic DNA:
- a CDS encoding lysis system i-spanin subunit Rz: protein MLITVVSVWKVQDWRYGMRLAEQAGLHQDDLAEISNAAATQARAAQDKRLALEQQLATSDQTHHKELTDAQTNQARLRDRLATSDLRLSVLLEDPASCSPVPAASGAGGVVHGARRAQLDPAHAQRIISITDDGDRGLIALKACQAYIRALDQ from the coding sequence ATGCTGATCACCGTCGTCAGCGTCTGGAAGGTCCAGGACTGGCGGTACGGCATGAGGCTGGCGGAGCAGGCCGGTCTTCACCAGGACGACCTGGCCGAGATCAGTAACGCGGCCGCCACCCAGGCCCGCGCAGCCCAGGACAAGCGGCTTGCCCTGGAACAGCAGCTCGCGACCAGCGACCAAACCCACCACAAGGAACTGACCGATGCTCAAACCAATCAGGCTCGCCTGCGCGATCGCCTTGCCACTTCTGATTTGCGGTTGTCAGTCCTCCTCGAGGATCCAGCCAGTTGCAGCCCAGTGCCTGCCGCCTCCGGCGCCGGCGGCGTGGTTCATGGAGCCCGTCGAGCCCAACTTGACCCAGCGCATGCTCAACGAATTATCAGCATCACCGACGACGGCGACCGGGGGCTGATCGCATTGAAGGCGTGCCAGGCGTACATCAGGGCATTGGATCAGTGA
- a CDS encoding DUF6527 family protein, whose translation MTAFRKVSRVLATTEEGSLWFECPGCDMVHRIMHGAGDGPRWGWNGDVDKPTFTPSVLVRYNWSDGERICHSFVNDGRIQFLGDCTHSLAGQTVDVPAWEDE comes from the coding sequence ATGACAGCCTTCCGTAAGGTTTCCAGGGTGCTAGCTACCACGGAAGAGGGCAGCCTTTGGTTCGAGTGCCCAGGCTGCGACATGGTGCATCGCATCATGCACGGTGCTGGCGACGGCCCGCGATGGGGCTGGAACGGCGACGTGGATAAGCCAACGTTCACTCCTTCCGTACTCGTGCGTTACAACTGGTCCGATGGAGAGCGTATCTGCCACTCATTCGTCAATGATGGGCGGATACAGTTTCTGGGCGACTGCACGCACTCACTTGCTGGTCAAACCGTTGATGTTCCAGCTTGGGAGGATGAGTGA
- a CDS encoding cell wall hydrolase — protein sequence MTVSEKDRDILARTLWGEARGEGLAGQIAVAWTIRNRVEDGRAKSWWGEGYAGVCLAPYQFSCWNKNDPNYPFLSGAKPIPPKQFAQAQRAADLVISGTEPDMTRGASHYYATTMPKPPAWAAKATQTLRLGNHVFFKDVP from the coding sequence ATGACCGTTTCCGAGAAGGACCGCGACATCCTGGCCCGCACGCTTTGGGGTGAAGCCCGCGGCGAAGGCCTGGCCGGCCAGATTGCCGTGGCCTGGACGATCCGCAACCGCGTCGAGGACGGCCGGGCCAAGTCATGGTGGGGCGAGGGCTATGCCGGCGTGTGCCTGGCGCCGTATCAGTTCAGTTGCTGGAACAAGAACGACCCCAACTATCCATTCCTGAGCGGCGCCAAGCCGATCCCGCCGAAGCAGTTCGCCCAGGCCCAGCGCGCGGCCGACCTGGTGATCTCCGGTACCGAGCCTGACATGACCCGGGGTGCGTCCCACTATTACGCAACCACGATGCCGAAGCCGCCGGCCTGGGCGGCCAAGGCCACGCAGACGCTGCGTCTGGGGAATCACGTTTTCTTCAAGGACGTGCCATGA
- a CDS encoding tail fiber assembly protein, which translates to MMKYFKSPDGEVYAYEADGSQDEWILTNLVPMTESEVEAHLNPPRDVLADQSTKLRGFVQLAAEQKLALTNRISTLNDAIDLEMATPEELEELPVRTDQLKRWKTYAVLLGRVTGQSGWPPEVEWPTQPTTGIDLSVSVTSPEAA; encoded by the coding sequence ATGATGAAATATTTCAAGAGCCCGGACGGTGAAGTCTATGCTTACGAGGCTGATGGTTCTCAAGACGAGTGGATCCTGACGAACCTCGTTCCCATGACAGAATCAGAAGTTGAGGCACATCTAAATCCACCCCGAGACGTACTGGCTGATCAGTCGACCAAACTTCGGGGTTTTGTCCAGCTTGCTGCTGAGCAAAAGTTGGCTCTTACAAACCGAATCAGCACGCTCAACGATGCTATTGATTTGGAAATGGCAACGCCAGAGGAGTTGGAAGAGCTTCCAGTCCGTACCGACCAGTTAAAGCGATGGAAAACGTATGCCGTTCTTCTTGGTCGTGTCACCGGGCAATCTGGATGGCCTCCCGAGGTTGAATGGCCGACGCAACCAACGACCGGAATTGACTTGTCCGTTTCTGTCACAAGCCCTGAAGCCGCATAG
- a CDS encoding phage tail protein gives MGAAQKIEIHGEKGGSSKPKSPREASDNLRSTNLAKILIAVGEGEFEGTPTAADIFLDNTPINDASGNVNFPNVKWEWRSGSVDQTYIPGIPSVENETSLNIELRSDAAWVRSVTNTQLSAVRVRFAWTALQQQDTEGNVGGYRIEYAIDVATDGGAYQQVLSEAVDGKTTTRYERSRRVDLPEAITGWQIRVRRITPNQNSNRIADTMLIAGFTEVIDVKLRYPNTALLYIEFDAEQFTNIPSVTVKCKGRKWQVPSNYDPIARTYTGTWDGTMKQAWTNNPAWITYGICTEERFGLGKRIKPFMVDKWELYRIAQYCDQLVPDGLGGTEPRFLCDMNLQGKADAWTLLRDISAIYRGMTYWAQGQLIMQADMPRAQDFDYVFTRANVIEGKFSYGSASAKTRYTRALVSYDNPANNYDTDVIPFSDLSLQRRYGDRPTELSAIGCTRASEAQRRGKWAILSNNLDRTVTFKTGMEGVIPLPGHIIPVADSLLAGREIGGRIAAVAGRVVTLDRDTQAKAGDRLIINLPGGRAEGRTVESVAGRAVTVTVAYSEAPRAQLQWALDADDLAIPLYRVLRTKRTTEGDFEISALQYEPSKFGYIDTGARLEDRPISAIPITVVPAPASVTLTAASAVSQGIAVATMTIAWPAVSGAVAYDVEWRKDSGNWVKVARTGSTSVDVVGIYAGAYVARVRAVSAFDISSIWRNSVLTDLKGKEGLPPAVSFLTATSLLFGIGLKWGFPAGAEDTQRTEIWYGPANDLAAATKLADLAYPQGDYNLQSLLAGTSFFFWARLVDRTGNIGPFYPVVNGVLGLASSDAGPILDLIEGQIGETELGQDIIDKINLIPGLQDQIDALDGLSDYKPGEVYEIGQMVVEDGRIYQAKIQVPTNTPPPNATYWIDVGQSVSTANGLAQQVATNTTDIAEIDGVVTAQATAFEALRASYRDDNGEGDLVDAIKGWTSTAAIASESSVRASENEASARRLTTLDAQVADNAANVTLLEEVVVTNQQATAQQLSQLSTTVGDQQTAIQQNTSIINDVNGKVTANWSVKMQYNSGTGQYIVAGVGLGIENGPAGLQSQFLVSADRFAIVNTIAGGAISVPFAVQGGQVFLGPTFIQDGTITNAKIGSYISSTNYVAGQSGWILNKDGTLEINGVVPGQGRLVINSQSVSVYDGNNVLRVRLGYLG, from the coding sequence ATGGGCGCAGCACAGAAGATCGAGATCCACGGCGAGAAAGGCGGCAGCAGCAAGCCCAAGTCGCCGAGGGAAGCCAGTGACAACCTGCGCTCGACGAACCTGGCGAAGATCCTGATAGCTGTAGGCGAGGGTGAATTCGAAGGTACGCCTACAGCGGCGGACATCTTCTTGGACAATACGCCGATCAACGACGCCAGTGGCAACGTCAACTTCCCGAACGTGAAGTGGGAGTGGCGCTCGGGCTCGGTCGATCAGACCTATATCCCTGGGATTCCGTCGGTCGAGAATGAGACCTCCCTGAATATCGAGCTGCGCAGCGATGCGGCATGGGTCCGGTCTGTCACTAATACCCAGCTGTCCGCCGTGCGCGTGCGCTTCGCCTGGACCGCGCTCCAGCAGCAGGACACCGAAGGGAACGTCGGCGGCTACCGCATCGAGTACGCCATCGACGTGGCTACCGACGGTGGTGCTTATCAGCAGGTGCTGAGTGAAGCCGTGGACGGCAAGACAACCACCCGCTACGAGCGCTCCAGGCGTGTAGACCTGCCCGAGGCAATCACCGGCTGGCAGATCCGCGTGCGCCGCATCACGCCAAACCAGAACAGCAACCGCATCGCGGACACGATGCTGATCGCGGGCTTTACCGAGGTCATCGACGTCAAGCTGCGCTACCCCAACACCGCGCTGCTCTACATCGAGTTCGACGCCGAGCAGTTCACCAACATTCCGTCTGTCACCGTGAAGTGCAAGGGTCGGAAATGGCAAGTCCCCAGCAACTACGACCCAATTGCCCGGACCTACACCGGCACATGGGACGGCACCATGAAGCAGGCCTGGACCAATAATCCGGCCTGGATCACCTATGGCATCTGCACCGAGGAACGTTTCGGGCTGGGCAAGCGAATCAAGCCGTTTATGGTGGACAAGTGGGAGCTGTACCGGATCGCGCAGTACTGCGATCAGCTGGTTCCGGATGGCCTGGGCGGGACAGAGCCACGGTTCCTATGCGATATGAACCTGCAGGGCAAGGCCGATGCCTGGACGTTGTTGCGGGATATCTCCGCTATCTATCGCGGCATGACCTACTGGGCCCAAGGCCAGTTGATCATGCAGGCCGATATGCCGCGGGCGCAGGACTTCGACTACGTCTTCACCCGGGCGAACGTCATCGAAGGGAAATTCTCGTATGGCAGCGCGTCGGCGAAGACTCGGTACACCCGGGCGCTGGTGAGCTACGACAACCCGGCGAACAACTATGACACCGACGTCATTCCGTTTTCTGACCTGAGCCTTCAGCGCCGTTACGGGGACCGGCCAACCGAGCTGAGCGCCATCGGCTGCACCCGTGCGTCCGAGGCGCAGCGCCGGGGCAAGTGGGCGATCCTGAGCAACAACCTGGACCGCACTGTCACGTTCAAGACCGGCATGGAGGGCGTGATTCCTCTGCCCGGGCACATCATCCCGGTGGCCGACTCGTTGCTGGCCGGCCGGGAGATCGGCGGGCGTATCGCGGCGGTTGCTGGCCGCGTCGTGACTTTGGACCGTGACACCCAGGCGAAGGCCGGGGACCGACTGATCATCAACCTGCCAGGCGGGCGCGCAGAAGGGCGCACCGTGGAAAGTGTCGCTGGCCGTGCAGTGACCGTGACCGTCGCCTATAGCGAGGCGCCCCGGGCCCAACTGCAATGGGCGCTGGATGCCGATGACTTGGCGATCCCGCTCTACCGCGTGCTCAGGACCAAGCGCACGACAGAGGGCGACTTTGAAATCAGTGCTCTTCAGTACGAGCCAAGCAAATTCGGGTACATCGATACCGGTGCCCGACTGGAAGACCGACCAATCAGCGCGATTCCGATCACGGTGGTTCCGGCGCCTGCGAGCGTCACCCTGACGGCGGCCTCGGCGGTCTCCCAGGGCATCGCCGTTGCCACGATGACTATCGCCTGGCCTGCTGTGTCCGGGGCCGTGGCCTATGACGTGGAGTGGCGCAAGGACAGCGGCAACTGGGTCAAGGTCGCCCGCACCGGCTCGACCAGTGTGGACGTCGTCGGGATCTATGCCGGCGCCTACGTGGCTCGCGTGCGGGCGGTGAGCGCCTTCGATATCTCGTCGATCTGGCGCAACTCTGTGCTCACAGACCTGAAGGGTAAGGAGGGCCTGCCGCCGGCGGTGTCGTTCCTGACCGCCACGTCGTTGCTGTTCGGCATCGGCCTCAAGTGGGGTTTCCCTGCTGGTGCCGAAGACACGCAGAGGACGGAGATCTGGTACGGCCCAGCGAACGACCTGGCGGCAGCCACGAAGCTGGCCGACCTGGCCTACCCCCAGGGTGACTACAACCTGCAAAGCCTGCTGGCGGGCACCTCGTTCTTCTTCTGGGCTCGCCTGGTGGACCGGACCGGCAACATCGGGCCGTTCTACCCAGTCGTCAATGGAGTGCTTGGCCTGGCCAGTTCAGACGCGGGGCCGATCCTGGACTTGATCGAAGGGCAGATTGGCGAAACGGAGCTCGGCCAGGACATCATCGACAAGATCAACCTGATTCCCGGCCTCCAGGACCAGATCGACGCGCTCGACGGGCTGTCGGACTACAAGCCGGGTGAGGTCTATGAGATTGGTCAGATGGTTGTGGAGGACGGCAGGATCTATCAAGCGAAGATCCAGGTGCCGACCAATACGCCACCGCCCAATGCGACTTACTGGATAGACGTCGGTCAATCGGTGTCGACGGCCAACGGCCTGGCGCAGCAGGTGGCGACCAATACCACTGATATCGCGGAGATCGACGGCGTGGTCACCGCCCAGGCCACGGCCTTCGAGGCGTTGCGGGCGTCCTATCGCGACGACAATGGGGAGGGCGATCTGGTCGATGCCATCAAGGGATGGACCAGCACGGCGGCTATCGCATCGGAGAGCAGCGTTCGAGCCTCTGAAAATGAAGCCTCGGCCCGGCGCCTGACCACCTTGGATGCACAGGTGGCCGACAACGCGGCGAATGTCACCCTACTTGAAGAAGTAGTGGTCACCAATCAGCAGGCCACAGCACAGCAGCTGTCCCAGCTCAGCACCACCGTGGGCGATCAGCAAACCGCCATCCAGCAGAACACGTCAATCATCAACGACGTGAACGGCAAGGTGACGGCGAACTGGTCCGTGAAGATGCAGTACAACTCCGGTACCGGGCAATACATCGTCGCCGGGGTGGGCCTGGGCATTGAAAACGGTCCGGCAGGCCTGCAAAGCCAGTTCCTTGTCAGTGCTGATCGGTTCGCCATCGTCAACACCATTGCGGGCGGCGCCATCTCGGTGCCGTTTGCGGTTCAGGGTGGGCAGGTTTTCCTGGGCCCGACTTTCATCCAGGACGGCACCATCACCAACGCCAAGATCGGCAGCTACATCAGCTCGACGAACTATGTCGCGGGCCAGTCTGGGTGGATCTTGAACAAGGATGGGACCCTTGAAATCAATGGCGTCGTGCCTGGCCAGGGGCGGCTGGTAATCAACTCACAAAGCGTTTCTGTGTACGACGGCAACAACGTCTTGCGTGTTCGTCTGGGTTATTTGGGGTAA
- a CDS encoding tail assembly protein produces MSAITNSRPVMTTILLSGPLIKMFGRVHQRELGSKSVAEAFKALKCTLDGFDLAIKNLERRGMRFAIFRNRKNVAEKEFALGGAEEIRIVPVISGSKRAGLLQTIIGAVLIAASFIPGFQALAPVGIALVAGGVIQMLSPQASGLKQSSGPENAPSYAFGAAKNTTASGYPVAIPIGDRRWGGIIASASIYAEDKT; encoded by the coding sequence GTGTCAGCGATTACCAACAGCCGCCCCGTCATGACCACCATTCTGCTTTCGGGTCCGCTCATCAAAATGTTCGGCCGGGTGCATCAGCGCGAGCTGGGCAGCAAGTCGGTGGCGGAGGCATTCAAGGCGCTGAAATGCACCCTCGATGGTTTCGATTTGGCAATCAAAAATCTGGAGCGGCGAGGAATGCGGTTTGCGATTTTCCGCAACCGGAAGAACGTGGCGGAAAAGGAGTTCGCCCTGGGCGGCGCCGAGGAAATCCGAATTGTTCCGGTAATTTCCGGCAGCAAGCGGGCCGGACTTCTCCAGACAATCATCGGCGCCGTCCTGATCGCAGCTTCCTTCATCCCGGGATTCCAGGCCCTGGCGCCGGTAGGGATCGCCCTCGTCGCCGGCGGCGTCATCCAAATGCTCAGCCCCCAGGCCTCAGGCCTCAAGCAAAGCTCCGGACCGGAAAACGCACCGTCCTACGCCTTCGGCGCCGCCAAGAACACCACGGCCAGCGGGTACCCCGTAGCCATTCCTATCGGCGATCGTCGGTGGGGCGGAATTATTGCATCCGCCTCGATCTACGCCGAAGACAAAACGTAA
- a CDS encoding C40 family peptidase, with translation MHKHILSAIQAHAAAEYPKECCGLLLAVGRKQQYFPCRNTATEPNEEFRIDPEEYAAAEDLGEVIGIVHSHPDATSRPSPRDLAMCESTELPWHILSWPEGDLRTVVPTGETPLLKRPFVHGAWDCWQVCADWYKREWGLEFEAFKRADGWWESRDNASLYEANYEAAGFYRVDQPQRGDMVVMEVGRTAHPNHAGIFLGIDPALPGEDAETFGPGPFLLHHLYGRPSEIIVFGGPWLDRIRLILRHRDAKSPI, from the coding sequence ATGCACAAGCACATCCTGAGCGCGATCCAGGCGCATGCGGCGGCCGAGTACCCGAAAGAGTGCTGCGGACTTCTGCTGGCCGTCGGGCGCAAGCAGCAGTACTTCCCCTGCAGGAACACTGCGACCGAGCCGAACGAAGAGTTCCGCATCGATCCCGAGGAATACGCCGCGGCCGAAGACCTGGGCGAGGTGATCGGCATCGTTCATTCCCACCCGGACGCTACCAGCCGGCCGTCGCCGCGCGACCTGGCGATGTGTGAGTCCACGGAGCTGCCCTGGCACATCCTGAGCTGGCCCGAGGGCGACCTCCGGACAGTGGTGCCCACTGGCGAAACGCCTTTGCTCAAGCGGCCATTCGTCCACGGCGCCTGGGACTGCTGGCAGGTCTGCGCCGACTGGTACAAGCGCGAGTGGGGGCTGGAGTTCGAGGCTTTCAAGCGTGCCGACGGCTGGTGGGAGAGCAGGGACAACGCCAGCCTGTACGAAGCGAACTACGAGGCGGCCGGCTTCTACCGGGTCGATCAGCCGCAGCGTGGCGACATGGTCGTGATGGAAGTAGGGCGGACGGCTCACCCGAACCACGCCGGGATATTCCTCGGCATTGACCCGGCGCTGCCCGGTGAAGATGCCGAGACGTTCGGCCCCGGGCCGTTCCTTCTGCACCACCTGTACGGCCGCCCGAGCGAAATCATTGTCTTCGGTGGCCCGTGGCTGGACCGAATTCGCCTGATCCTCAGGCACAGAGACGCGAAATCACCAATATGA
- a CDS encoding phage minor tail protein L, which translates to MPLISDIQALEPGSEVVLLELDGSDFGADVLRFHGHAIPHTAAELIAAGAAADELPAKPIWWQGNEYSAWPTQVDGLEANGDGTAVRPTLSVGNVNGRITALCLAFEDLVDFKVTMRHTLGTYLDAENFPGGNPQADPAQETIEVWYIDQKVDEDGTIVAWELASPGDVGGESIGRQATTLCHWCLTGGYRGPNCGYTGPYVTKDGVVTDNPELDECDATLGRGCIPRFGEGNPLPFGGFPAVSLIARS; encoded by the coding sequence ATGCCGCTGATCAGTGACATCCAGGCTCTAGAACCTGGCAGCGAAGTAGTGCTCCTTGAGCTGGACGGTTCGGACTTTGGCGCCGATGTGCTGCGCTTCCATGGGCACGCCATCCCGCACACGGCGGCGGAGTTGATTGCCGCCGGCGCCGCTGCCGATGAGCTTCCAGCGAAGCCGATCTGGTGGCAAGGCAACGAGTACAGCGCCTGGCCGACACAGGTTGACGGGCTCGAGGCCAACGGCGACGGCACGGCCGTCCGGCCCACGCTGTCGGTGGGCAATGTCAACGGCCGAATAACAGCCTTGTGCCTGGCTTTCGAAGACTTGGTGGATTTCAAGGTTACGATGCGGCACACGCTTGGTACTTATCTGGACGCCGAGAACTTCCCCGGCGGAAATCCGCAAGCGGATCCAGCCCAAGAAACGATCGAGGTCTGGTACATAGACCAGAAGGTGGACGAGGACGGGACGATTGTGGCTTGGGAGCTTGCCAGCCCGGGCGACGTCGGCGGCGAGTCTATCGGACGCCAGGCTACGACGCTGTGCCACTGGTGCCTCACCGGCGGTTACCGCGGTCCCAATTGTGGCTACACCGGTCCATACGTCACGAAGGACGGTGTCGTCACCGATAACCCGGAACTGGATGAATGTGACGCGACCCTTGGCCGCGGTTGCATCCCCCGTTTCGGCGAGGGTAACCCGCTGCCATTCGGTGGTTTCCCTGCTGTTTCCCTCATTGCCCGGAGCTGA
- a CDS encoding phage tail protein — translation MAIETFTWPTERGETPDITYRVRTSKFGNGYAQNVGDGPNNKEDSYPVTCVGQKVEVQQIMAFLDRHAGAKAFLWTTPLGELGLFTCKNPAPTPMGGGVFKLTATFERAFQP, via the coding sequence ATGGCTATCGAGACATTCACCTGGCCAACCGAGCGCGGGGAAACACCCGATATCACTTATCGGGTGCGAACCTCGAAGTTTGGCAACGGCTACGCGCAGAACGTCGGCGACGGCCCGAACAACAAAGAGGACTCCTACCCGGTTACCTGTGTCGGCCAGAAGGTCGAGGTGCAGCAGATCATGGCGTTCCTCGACCGTCACGCCGGGGCAAAGGCGTTTCTATGGACAACACCGCTCGGAGAACTCGGGCTGTTCACCTGCAAAAATCCCGCTCCCACACCAATGGGTGGCGGTGTCTTCAAACTCACCGCCACTTTCGAGCGGGCATTCCAACCATAA
- a CDS encoding phage tail tape measure protein gives MTSIAELGIKVDSTDAAQASSDLDKLTAAGGRAEKSVKSVAESAEKLGASSKKASDQLREQAKDAEDSTAAFRKLHGGTSALEAGMFSLGNAIKNGSFVDSLSSTQEARKWLDSLSASTKTAGNAFLESGQKLTFLSSGMKGLGAWSGSGSPVFGQLAKQSDEAVSSLGTFSRTAGQTEMSAKAMQAALRGVPAQFTDIVTSLQGGQAPLSVFLQQGGQLKDMFGGVGPAAKALGGYVLGLVNPFTVAAAAIAGLTYAYYSGSEEAVGYREELIKTGNAAGTSADALTQMARQVSATVGTTGAAAEVLTKLAGTGKIVSGSFEGITVAALEWEKATGRAVEETIAEFVKIGKDPVAAAKELNDQYNFLTASTYSQIVALKAQGDTIGAAKLLTDTYVDTIKNRSSEVTENLSIWERGWKSLKGEISATADAVKDIGREQALASRITDAQQRMAAAQSMVIGDPSDTDAQEALKNSKLELEFLVQQKNTQDAIAKAQGLNAQIQREGIDASTRLKAISDSNLTNEEKRNKLIKEYKRDVEALRKANANDPLVQPDVVEKTIQNIREKNKDPKATTSAVNLTGFNDSKNQLSAILGEYKNAQKELEAAQKAGLVTQEDYLLKRQALIGNERDEVTAAYQAEIDALEASKGKASTSAAQRIQLDQKIADARANMVKAQKEADSELEVIATNEQGRLAKQAQAIKTYTDALDQQNVALRRAGARAADGVGRGDRENAINGELNGISDRANQQRLDLARDKADASRNMSAEEYQSKLKAINKSEKDLSQTVLSNYEQMSEAQGDWRKGATSAFSNYLESARDVAGQTRSLFTNAFSSMEDAIVNFAMTGKLSFSDFAKSILADMARIATRAAASSAMEALFGLAASAAGSYFGGGASSAGSTQAGYTGTDLSGFTPGSIQAKGGAWSGGVQMFANGAAFTNSIVSKPTAFGMAGGGIGVMGEAGEEAIMPLTRTAGGQLGVRAISGGGSGGGNVYNFPVAVSVQTTGDGGTTTTEDRTQLGKGIQQAAKTEAETAISRGLQPGGAIWRVINGRG, from the coding sequence ATGACTTCTATTGCTGAACTCGGCATCAAGGTCGATTCGACCGATGCTGCGCAGGCGAGCTCCGACCTCGACAAGCTGACGGCAGCAGGCGGCCGGGCCGAGAAGTCGGTGAAATCGGTTGCTGAATCTGCTGAAAAACTTGGCGCATCGTCGAAGAAGGCTTCTGATCAGCTCCGCGAGCAGGCCAAGGATGCTGAGGATTCGACCGCAGCATTCCGCAAGCTGCATGGCGGTACGTCAGCTCTTGAGGCTGGCATGTTCTCGCTTGGAAATGCCATTAAGAACGGCAGCTTTGTCGATTCTCTGTCTTCCACGCAGGAGGCGCGTAAGTGGCTTGACTCGCTGTCTGCATCCACGAAGACGGCTGGCAATGCGTTCCTCGAGTCCGGCCAAAAGCTGACCTTCCTCTCCAGCGGGATGAAGGGGCTAGGCGCTTGGTCTGGCTCTGGCAGCCCAGTATTTGGTCAGCTCGCCAAGCAGAGCGATGAGGCCGTCTCAAGCCTAGGCACCTTCAGCAGGACTGCCGGACAAACGGAGATGTCAGCGAAGGCTATGCAGGCTGCCCTTCGTGGTGTTCCAGCCCAGTTCACCGATATTGTGACCTCACTGCAGGGCGGCCAGGCGCCTTTGAGCGTCTTCCTCCAGCAGGGCGGCCAGCTGAAAGATATGTTTGGTGGCGTTGGCCCGGCTGCCAAAGCCCTGGGCGGTTATGTGCTGGGCTTGGTTAACCCGTTCACCGTGGCAGCGGCCGCCATCGCCGGGTTGACGTATGCCTACTATTCCGGCAGTGAGGAGGCTGTTGGATACCGGGAAGAACTGATAAAGACCGGAAATGCTGCCGGTACGTCGGCGGACGCTTTAACTCAAATGGCGCGCCAAGTCAGCGCAACCGTTGGCACCACTGGTGCTGCCGCAGAGGTCCTGACGAAGCTGGCGGGAACAGGGAAGATCGTCAGTGGCAGCTTTGAAGGCATTACGGTCGCCGCGCTGGAGTGGGAAAAGGCCACTGGGCGAGCAGTCGAGGAAACGATCGCTGAGTTCGTGAAGATCGGCAAGGACCCGGTCGCGGCCGCGAAGGAGCTGAACGACCAGTACAACTTCCTTACGGCTAGCACCTACTCGCAAATAGTCGCGCTGAAGGCCCAGGGCGACACCATTGGCGCTGCAAAGCTGCTCACCGACACCTATGTCGACACGATCAAGAATCGCAGCAGCGAAGTGACGGAAAACCTCTCCATCTGGGAGCGCGGCTGGAAAAGCCTGAAGGGCGAGATATCGGCTACCGCTGATGCAGTGAAGGACATCGGACGCGAGCAGGCGCTGGCGAGTCGCATCACCGATGCGCAGCAGCGCATGGCGGCCGCCCAAAGCATGGTCATCGGCGACCCGAGCGACACCGATGCACAGGAGGCCCTGAAAAACTCGAAGCTGGAACTCGAATTCCTGGTCCAGCAGAAGAACACGCAGGACGCCATCGCCAAGGCCCAGGGCCTGAACGCCCAGATCCAGCGGGAAGGTATCGACGCGAGCACCCGCCTAAAGGCTATCAGCGATTCCAACCTCACCAACGAGGAAAAGCGCAACAAGCTGATCAAGGAGTACAAGCGGGACGTCGAGGCGCTTCGCAAGGCTAACGCAAATGATCCGCTGGTGCAGCCTGACGTCGTCGAGAAGACGATCCAGAACATCCGCGAAAAGAACAAAGACCCCAAGGCGACGACATCTGCCGTCAACCTGACCGGGTTCAACGACTCGAAAAACCAACTGTCCGCGATCCTGGGCGAGTACAAAAACGCGCAGAAGGAACTGGAGGCCGCTCAAAAGGCTGGCCTGGTAACTCAGGAAGACTACCTGCTCAAGCGCCAGGCCCTTATTGGCAATGAGCGGGACGAGGTCACGGCTGCTTACCAGGCTGAGATTGATGCGCTGGAGGCGTCGAAAGGCAAGGCCAGTACTTCGGCTGCACAACGCATCCAGTTGGACCAGAAGATCGCCGACGCCCGTGCCAACATGGTCAAGGCGCAAAAGGAGGCGGATAGCGAACTCGAAGTCATTGCCACCAACGAGCAGGGAAGACTCGCCAAGCAAGCTCAGGCCATCAAAACCTACACCGACGCCTTGGACCAGCAGAACGTCGCCCTGCGGCGCGCTGGAGCCCGTGCTGCGGATGGCGTTGGCCGGGGTGACCGCGAGAACGCCATCAACGGCGAGCTGAACGGTATATCCGACCGTGCTAACCAGCAACGTCTGGACCTGGCCCGGGACAAAGCCGACGCATCGCGCAACATGAGCGCCGAGGAGTACCAGTCCAAGCTGAAAGCCATCAACAAAAGCGAAAAGGACCTGAGTCAGACAGTGCTCAGCAACTACGAGCAGATGTCAGAGGCCCAGGGCGACTGGCGCAAAGGCGCTACTTCGGCGTTCAGCAACTACCTGGAGTCGGCGCGGGACGTTGCCGGGCAGACACGGAGCCTGTTCACCAACGCGTTCAGCTCTATGGAAGACGCGATCGTCAATTTCGCTATGACCGGAAAGCTGTCGTTCTCGGACTTTGCGAAGTCGATCCTGGCAGACATGGCGCGCATCGCGACTCGGGCGGCAGCCTCTTCGGCCATGGAAGCGTTGTTCGGTCTTGCTGCATCTGCCGCCGGCTCGTATTTCGGCGGTGGTGCATCATCCGCCGGCTCAACCCAGGCCGGCTACACCGGGACTGACTTGTCAGGCTTCACCCCGGGCAGTATCCAGGCCAAGGGCGGCGCCTGGTCTGGCGGCGTGCAGATGTTCGCCAACGGCGCGGCCTTCACCAACTCCATTGTCAGCAAGCCAACAGCTTTCGGTATGGCTGGCGGCGGGATTGGAGTCATGGGCGAGGCGGGGGAGGAGGCGATCATGCCGCTGACCCGGACCGCCGGCGGCCAACTGGGTGTCCGAGCTATCAGTGGTGGCGGCAGTGGCGGCGGGAACGTTTACAACTTCCCTGTCGCCGTTTCCGTCCAGACCACTGGTGATGGCGGCACGACGACCACGGAAGACAGAACGCAATTGGGCAAGGGCATCCAGCAAGCAGCCAAAACCGAAGCCGAAACCGCTATTTCCAGAGGTTTGCAGCCTGGCGGCGCAATCTGGCGCGTTATCAATGGGAGGGGCTGA